Proteins co-encoded in one Kutzneria chonburiensis genomic window:
- a CDS encoding MFS transporter, with translation MTVLDLRPWRTSRDYRLLWSSGAVSVLGSFITYVTVPLQIKELTGSYLAVGAMGLVELVPMIVFGLYGGALADAVDRGKIVLLAEAGLGLMSSLLLANSLLPHPMLWLIYAVAAVAAALDGLQRPSLDALLPRIVPRDQLTAAIALSSMRFSVGAIVGPAIGGLIAATFGVSTAYTCDIVSFAIALSLLAQLKAVPPPSDADKPSLRGILEGLRYAGSRQELLGTYLVDLAAMILAMPNALFPFLADELGAPWALGLMYAATSVGGLAVTLTSGWTSKVHRHGLMVAIAAGVWGLAMAGAGWSTPVWLVLVFLAVAGAADMVSGLFRSTMWNQTIPDHLRGRLAGIELLSYTLGPQLSQIRAGGMASLVGVRPAIWTGGLACVVAVLGSAGLRGFIRYDDRSPSVS, from the coding sequence GTGACTGTTCTGGACCTCCGTCCGTGGCGGACCTCGCGCGACTACCGGCTGCTGTGGTCGTCGGGCGCGGTCTCGGTGCTGGGCAGCTTCATCACGTACGTGACGGTGCCGTTGCAGATCAAGGAACTCACCGGCTCGTACCTCGCGGTCGGGGCCATGGGCCTGGTCGAGCTGGTGCCAATGATCGTGTTCGGCCTGTACGGCGGCGCGCTGGCCGATGCCGTGGACCGCGGCAAGATCGTGCTGCTGGCGGAAGCCGGTCTCGGGCTGATGTCGTCGCTGCTGCTGGCCAATTCCCTGCTGCCGCACCCGATGCTGTGGCTGATCTACGCCGTGGCCGCGGTGGCCGCGGCTTTGGACGGGCTGCAACGGCCGTCGCTGGACGCCTTGCTGCCGCGGATCGTGCCGCGTGATCAGCTGACGGCCGCGATCGCGTTGAGTTCCATGCGGTTCAGCGTCGGCGCGATCGTCGGCCCGGCGATCGGCGGCCTGATCGCCGCCACCTTCGGCGTCTCCACCGCCTACACGTGCGACATCGTCTCGTTCGCCATCGCGCTTTCCCTGCTGGCACAACTGAAAGCCGTGCCGCCACCGTCCGATGCGGACAAGCCGTCGCTGCGTGGCATCCTGGAAGGCTTGCGCTACGCGGGAAGTCGGCAGGAGCTGCTGGGCACGTACCTGGTGGACCTGGCGGCGATGATCCTGGCCATGCCCAACGCCCTTTTCCCCTTCCTGGCCGACGAACTCGGCGCGCCGTGGGCCCTGGGCCTGATGTACGCGGCGACATCCGTCGGCGGCCTGGCCGTGACCCTCACCAGCGGCTGGACGTCGAAGGTGCACCGGCATGGCCTGATGGTCGCGATTGCCGCCGGCGTGTGGGGGTTGGCCATGGCCGGCGCCGGCTGGTCGACACCGGTCTGGCTGGTCCTGGTTTTCCTTGCGGTAGCAGGAGCCGCGGACATGGTGAGCGGGCTTTTCCGCAGCACCATGTGGAATCAGACCATTCCCGACCACCTGCGCGGCCGGCTGGCCGGCATCGAGCTGCTCAGCTACACCCTCGGCCCGCAGCTGTCGCAGATCCGCGCCGGCGGTATGGCCAGCCTGGTCGGTGTCCGGCCGGCGATCTGGACCGGCGGCCTGGCCTGTGTGGTCGCGGTGCTGGGCTCGGCCGGGCTGCGGGGCTTCATCCGCTACGACGATCGCTCGCCTTCCGTCAGCTGA
- a CDS encoding alpha/beta hydrolase: MFTAALVALMSAATLTPVADAPTCRDVAVPVTMPLAGTQTVAGQLCWAGAKPAPTVQILLAGATYNRAYWDFPYQPDTYSYVRRATAAGYTTLALDRPGTGASSHPAGPLLTNASEASAVHQVVNAARLGQLGAPFTRVLLAGHSYGSVVAWYEAATYADVDALLITGMAHEVQPAAAVPVATSLIPASLDPTYLTTRPGTRQVFWHGPHDDPAVIAADEKVKDTVTTTELADTLLAQASPITNDIAVPVLIAEGQQDLAYAAALKHEAAHYPKAQCVDTYELPDAGHDLNLAPHAPDWFAKAVAWANRVLGPTGNPPRC; the protein is encoded by the coding sequence GTGTTCACAGCGGCACTGGTGGCCTTGATGTCCGCGGCGACGCTCACGCCCGTCGCCGATGCCCCCACCTGCCGGGACGTCGCCGTCCCGGTGACGATGCCGCTCGCCGGCACGCAGACCGTGGCCGGACAGCTCTGCTGGGCCGGGGCAAAGCCGGCCCCGACCGTGCAGATCCTGTTGGCCGGGGCCACCTACAATCGTGCCTACTGGGATTTCCCTTACCAGCCGGACACTTACTCGTACGTGCGGCGAGCAACCGCCGCCGGCTACACCACGCTGGCCCTCGACCGTCCTGGTACGGGGGCCAGCTCCCACCCGGCCGGCCCGCTGCTGACCAACGCCAGCGAAGCCAGCGCCGTGCACCAGGTCGTCAACGCCGCGAGGCTGGGCCAGCTCGGCGCCCCCTTCACGAGAGTCCTGCTGGCCGGCCATTCCTACGGCTCCGTCGTCGCCTGGTACGAGGCCGCCACCTACGCCGACGTCGACGCGCTGCTGATCACCGGCATGGCCCACGAGGTCCAGCCGGCGGCGGCCGTCCCCGTCGCAACCTCGCTGATACCGGCGTCGTTGGACCCGACCTACCTGACCACTCGTCCCGGTACCCGCCAGGTCTTCTGGCACGGCCCGCACGACGATCCGGCGGTCATCGCCGCCGACGAGAAGGTCAAGGACACCGTCACCACGACGGAACTGGCCGACACGCTCCTCGCGCAGGCGTCCCCGATCACCAACGACATCGCCGTGCCGGTGCTGATTGCCGAGGGTCAGCAGGACCTGGCCTACGCCGCCGCGCTCAAGCACGAGGCCGCGCACTACCCGAAAGCCCAGTGCGTCGACACGTACGAGCTGCCTGACGCCGGCCACGACCTCAACCTCGCGCCGCACGCCCCTGACTGGTTCGCCAAAGCCGTGGCCTGGGCCAACCGTGTGCTGGGGCCGACGGGAAACCCGCCGCGCTGCTAG